Below is a window of bacterium DNA.
TCTGCTCGTCGAAACAAGCAACGGTTCCTGGGTGTTCGATCACAAGTCGGACCAGATCGAGGACCGACAGGAGCGCTTCGGAGTGTACTGGCCACAGTTGGAGGCCTACGCGGCGGCGGTGAAGAGCGCTGGAGGTCTTCCGGTTCGAGGCGTCGCGGTGAACTGGATCAGTGAGGGTGAGGCGATGTTGATGGAGTTCCCGTGAGCCACCTGAACGCCCGCGGCGACACAACCCATCCTGGCCGGTGAACGCAGCGTTCGCTGTACAATGACTCATTGCATCCCAATGGCCCGGAGCCCCTGTGATCTTCTCCCCGCAGTTCACCCTCACCCCCAAGATCCAGCGCCAGATCAAGGCGATCGAGAGCACCTCTGGCTTCCTCGAGGCGGTGCGCCTGCGCCCCGACTGGATCCACGGAGTCCGCGCCAAGGCTCAGGTGCAGGAGGCTCTCAACAGCGTTCAGATCGAGGGCAACACACTCACACTCGAGGAGGCATTCGCACTGGCCGAACAGCTGCCCGACCGGGCGCTGCACGACAGTGAGCGGGAGTTCTGCAACTACCTTCGATCCTTCGAAGCGCTGGATGGCTTCCAGGGAGACCGATCGGCAGTTCTCAACAAGGGAGACCTGCTCAACCTCCACCGGCTGCTGGTAGATGGCGTCCGCGGGGGCTCCCGCTATGCGGGGCAGCTGCGGCGCGAAGAGGTGAGCGTAGGTGACGTGGTGAACGGCGAGACCGTCGTACATCACGCGCCACCGCACTGGGCGCAGGTCGAAGAAGAGGTGGCCTCCCTTCTACGTTGGATCGAAGAAAGCAAGAACTACGGCAACAACGGCGACGGGGATACTTGGGTCCACCCCGTGATTCAGGCCGGAATATCCCAGCATCGGCTCGTGTGGATTCACCCCTTCATCGATGGCAACGGGCGCACGGCGCGCATGCTCACCACGCTGCTCCTCTACCAGCGGGGCTACGACTTCAAGTACCTCTTCGAGCTCTCGGGCTACTACAACCGCGACCGCGACCGGTACTACAAAGCCCTACGGAGCGCGGACCGCACCGGCGACTACACAGAGTGGCTGACCTACTTCCTGGGCGGGTTCTCGTTCCAGATGGTGACGATCAAGGAGAAGGCCATGGAAGCAGCCAACGCGGGAGATACGGCATGATCTCGGGGTCGCGTCGGAGGCGCGAAGAGAAACGGCACCTTGGTGCGCTAAGCCGGTGCCCCTTGAAGGGAGCACCAGAGTGCCTCCGACAGGGACGTCTTCAATCTCCAACGGACGGTGATGGGCTTCTCGCCCTTCCAATCCACGAAGTCCACAGAGCCGCAATATGCTTCCCGTCAGCAGAAGCGTTCTGATCAGTAGTACTGGCGAATGTACTCGAACGCGCGGCCGAAAAGTCCCGCGTCCTGATGAAGCTGGTACCTCAACAGTGTCTTCCTCAAGGCCATCTTCACCTCGCGCTCGCCGGCGTGCGTACTCTGCCAGTCGTCGAAGCGGACCTCTCGGACGATCTCGTCGATGTCGTTCACGACGCGCTCGACCATGATCGGCGTGTCTCCGTTCTTGGCCTCTTCGAACAGCTCGGTCAGCGCCGCCTTCCCGCGCTCCTTTTCCTCCATAGGAGGCACTGCCTTCTCGGTCTCAACGACGTCGTGTGCAAGTTCCAGCAGCGCTTTGAGAAACTCGACGCTGACCAGCAAACCTTGCTCGTGCCGGTTCTTCAGGTCCTCGAGCCGCTCTGCCAGCGCCTTGAAGCGCGGGTCGTGGATGTGCTTCCGAAGCCGGTGAACAACCTTGATCTCGATCTCTTTGGCCTTCTTCTTGGGATCCGGAGCTCCAAGCACTGCCTCGAGAAGATCTGCATCGACCACCAGCGTTTCGAGATCATCGTGGACAGCATCGACATGCACGTTCTGGTGGATAAGGTCGATCGTCTTCGCGCCCAAGCGGTGCCAGAGCAGTTGCCCCGTGGCGGACACCGGCTTGACCGACTCATAGACCTGGGCGATCCAGCGGTAGTCCGTCTCGTACTGCCCAAGTATCGGGTCGGGCGAGATCGCCTCCCACAGCCTCGCCACGTAGCTGACATCTTCAGCGAAGCGGTCCCGAACATCATTGTTCGGCAGGCACTCCTGCGCGGCCATCAGCCCCTCGTAGCCAGTCACAGTTCTGTCGACACCGGGGAAGTACTCGAGGCACTTCTGCACGGCCTCAGGCAGCTTCGCCTTGAGCTCGGAGATGTTCGAGACGACCTTGGTGATGCCTTCCTCGTCGAACTGTATGGCTTGGGCGACGTCGTCGAAGATCCCGAGGTAGTCGACGATGAGACCGTGGGTCTTCAATTGACCGTACGGGCGGTTTGTTCGGCAGATCGCTTGGAGGAGGGTGTGATCGCGCAGGGGTCGGTCGAGGTACATCGTCTGCAGGATCGGGGCATCGAAGCCCGTGAGCAGCTTCGACGTGACGATGATGATTTTCAGGGGGTCGTTGGGGTCCCGGAAGCGATCCAGGAGCTTCTCCTCGGCATCGCGGTCGCGGCGGTAAGGGGCGTAATCGTCTTCTCCGCTGTTCACCGACATGACGATGTCGGAGGTCTCGGGCGGGAGGTGCTGGTCGAGCGCCTTCTTGTAGAGCACGCAGCTCTGGCGGTCGAAGGTGACGACTTGAGCGCCAAAACCGTTAGCAGGGTGCTGAAATTTGGTGCCGGTTGGCGCCAGAAAGGCCGAAAGCGGGGGTTTCGATGGCGCTCTGTGCTTGGCTTCCGGTTTCCTCTGCCAAGGATCCCAAGATCGCTTGCTGAGTAGCAAGGGAGTCACGTCG
It encodes the following:
- a CDS encoding Fic family protein; this encodes MIFSPQFTLTPKIQRQIKAIESTSGFLEAVRLRPDWIHGVRAKAQVQEALNSVQIEGNTLTLEEAFALAEQLPDRALHDSEREFCNYLRSFEALDGFQGDRSAVLNKGDLLNLHRLLVDGVRGGSRYAGQLRREEVSVGDVVNGETVVHHAPPHWAQVEEEVASLLRWIEESKNYGNNGDGDTWVHPVIQAGISQHRLVWIHPFIDGNGRTARMLTTLLLYQRGYDFKYLFELSGYYNRDRDRYYKALRSADRTGDYTEWLTYFLGGFSFQMVTIKEKAMEAANAGDTA